ATATATCAATAATTGTACTATCAATAACTATTGGTAGCATGTAGCTAGGAAgattcaattatttcatttcaatgaGAAAGTGAAAGGGATTATAATTGGAATGAACAAAAAGATAAGAGCTATCAAGTATCTCTCCCTCAATTTACAATATATATTGCAATAAGATAAGATCTAGGCATCTAGCTAATCAGCTAGTATACATGAATATCAAATATGTAATTCATACTGCTATCTAGCCTTATTGCAATAATTATACGAGCTTAATTTGATGCAATTTAGCATAATTGTTTTTTGACAATTCGTGCAATTTATTAGCATGAAATAGTTAATTGAGGCCAAATTAATATCATGACTTTCAAGGTTACATAATCAAAATAGAAAGCACCACACACTAAATAATGACCCTTATAATAAAGCATGATTATCTTCTAGAAGCAATGTCAATATTATTGTTCTAATAATATTGACACCAAATGCCatataaatagttaattaacaagtggagtaattaattacaattatgtAATATATGgaatatcacaaattattaaactaaataaaaagaagaaaagatacTCCAACTCAAGATTTCGTTAAAAAACCGaatgttaattaaaaaaaaaacaactaagaAAAGAGCCTTAGAAGCTTGGCTTCATCACGTTGTTCATGGCGATTCAGCTGCAAATCATAGCCGCTCTCCAACGTCGTCGTTTCGGACTCATCCGAAGGCGTAGCCGGTCTCTTCCTCCCCCTGCTTCTCGCTTCACCTTCCGATGCTTTGAGCCTCTTGTTCAAATCTCGCGATGCGTAGAGAGAATTATTCTCGTTAGTCTCCGGCGACGATCCCTCCTCGAACTCCGGCAAGGGGCGGATGACTCCGCCGCGGAGGACCGTCTCCACCGCGGACTGGCACACGTGCCAATTGCCCGTCCAGAGCAAGCCCACCGCTCCGTTGACCGGGTTGACCGTCCTCCCGCACGCTTCAAAGAGGAGAGATTGGAAAAGAGCTgccaaattaaatccataaatatttgttagtgaaaaacaaaaagaaattaaagatttaaaaaaagttgttgAGAGGAGAGGAAGCGAACCGGGTCGTTGGGAGTGGGGGACGGAGGAGAGGAAGGAGATGAGGCCGGCGCGGCCGAAGAATTTGGCGACGAAGAGGGTGGCGTTGGCTTGAGATTGGGGGCTCTCCATGCATTGTATGCTTTCTCTCAATATGCACTTTTCATTGCATCCTTTTCGAAGTATTCTACATCCGTTGCAACTCATCATGTATGATGATTTttaagagagagatggagagattTAGGGTAGGAATAATAAGGGAGAGGTGAGGGGATATATATGGGGGAGACAAGGTTGGAAAGTTTCAAGAATGTGATGTggagaaaatgagaaatttacCTAGGGCTATCAAtctacaatattttataacaaCCAATATCCATTCAAATGTTTCATAAATTCTaggtatataaaataaactactaTATTCGTTTTAGCAAGCCTAGGTACTTAAACTAATTACTTAATCAAAAGTCAAGAATCGATGCATAGTATTGACTATTGAAACTCGATATTGTATTTTTACCTTAGTGATGTACTACTAATTGAGAATGAGGACCATGTTCTATTGGTCACTGAAAATaccactccctccgtctcattatAAGTGAgacatattcctttttagttcgtccTGCTACAAATggacattttcttttatggcaaaaagcaacactctatatttttcttactttatcatctcacctcccttttctctctattgGGACggtatgttttattttgttctatttgaagtcatatttatttttgataggTAGAATACTTTTCACTAAATCATCACTCGCATTTGTTACAAAACTAAGGAGtgtataaaaatgagattcGCGTTCTGTTAACgcttttcaataatttttttcatatttttaaaacatgcaCCAAATCATAACGAGACTTTAAATAGTGGACTTAAGGAGTAGTATAATAGTAGAATCTTTGAACCCTAGCCAGGTAATCATCAACCCTTCCTAGTGATTGTTGTAATTATCTACAAATTGTATTAAAGATATAGATCAAGATAAGATGAATTATTCAAGGCTAATTTTTAATCTACAAGTCACCTTCTCCAGATACAACTTGACATattcaactaaaaaatacacaacttgatataattaagtatactTATTAACTAATGTTTGGCAAGTCCCGTTTGAAAAGTTGTTAAAGTAAGGAGgttatttaattagatatatagaaagaaatatataaataaaaatgaaaagaaaaagaggctCCAAAGGTGTTGGGCCAAACAGAACGGCTCCGTGTCCCCGCCAAGAGCTGTTTATTTTCGGTTTCCgttttgtaaaatattttactatatattcacatttcatcttaataattaatactcctacttacTAATTTACTATAGTTCTATTCTCCcacatgaaattttaatggGTATGTGTTTGTAAATTAAGCGAAATTATCTTACATAAATCTTGATCTGTGAGATCATGTGacataaatgattaattaaatattaaggtatatatatagatctaAAATGAGTTTTCACATATAAGTTGTCCTTTCAACACCATTAAGGCCTTGTTAAATTGTAAACAGGGTTTAGGTAAGATTCCTTGTCTATATATGCACTGTTTTAATGTTAGATAACTATGACTCATCTTTCACTCAAAATCAATATCATCATATGATCATATccactta
The genomic region above belongs to Salvia hispanica cultivar TCC Black 2014 chromosome 3, UniMelb_Shisp_WGS_1.0, whole genome shotgun sequence and contains:
- the LOC125212366 gene encoding LOB domain-containing protein 38-like — translated: MMSCNGCRILRKGCNEKCILRESIQCMESPQSQANATLFVAKFFGRAGLISFLSSVPHSQRPALFQSLLFEACGRTVNPVNGAVGLLWTGNWHVCQSAVETVLRGGVIRPLPEFEEGSSPETNENNSLYASRDLNKRLKASEGEARSRGRKRPATPSDESETTTLESGYDLQLNRHEQRDEAKLLRLFS